The Kineococcus radiotolerans SRS30216 = ATCC BAA-149 genomic interval CGCAGCACGGTCTGGGACTTCGGCAGCGGGCGCCCGAGCCGGGTGCCCAGGCCCGCGGCGAGGACGACGGCCTGCACGGTGCCGTCCGCGGTGCGGTTCACGCGCCCACCCCCGCGGTGGCCGGGGCGAGGAGGAGGTCGAGGACGCGGTCGGCGGCGCGGCCGTCCTCGGCGTGGCAGAAGCGGGCCCGGAACGCCTCGTAGCGCTCCTGCCACGCGACCTGGACCCCGTCCAGGTCGGCGAGGGCGTCGAGGACCTCCTCGCAGGTCTGCAGCACCGGGCCGGGCGCGATCTCGAGCAGGTCGAAGTAGAAGCCGCGGACCACGTCGCGGTAGTGCTCGAGGTCGTAGGCGAAGAACAGGATCGGCCGGCCGGTGAGGGCGAAGTCGAACACCGCCGAGGAGTAGTCGCTCACCAGGACGTCCGCGGCCAGGTACAGGTCGTTGACGTCGGGGTGCTCGGAGACGTCGACGACCCCGGCGACCCGGCGCCCGCGCAGGGTCTCGGGCACCAGGTGGTGCAGGCGCAGGAGGAGCACGTGGTCCTCCCCCAGGCGCTGCGCGAAGCGGTCGGGGTCCAGGGGCAGGCGGGCGTCGGGGTCGCCGCCGGTGGCGCGGTCGTCGTCGCGCCAGGTGGGGGCGTACAGGACGGCGGTGCGCCCCGGTTCGATCCCCAGCGCCGCGCGCACCCGCTCGCGGCGCTCGCCGGCGTCGGGGGCCAGCAGCGCGTCGTTGCGCGGGTACCCCGTCACGGGGACCTCGCCGGTGACGCCGAAGGCGGCGCGCAGGGGGACGGCGCCGGCGGCGCTGGGCCCGAGCAGGACGTCCCAGCGGGTGACGTCGTCGTCGAGGCGCGCCAGCACGGCCTCGTTCCCGTGGGCCTGGTTGATCGCGTCGCGGTGGATGCGCTTCAGCGGCGTCCCGTGCCAGGTCTGCAGGTAGGTCGCCCCCGGGGCCTTGGTGAAGGGCGGCAGGTGGTTGTCGGCGACGACGACGTCGGCCGACTCCAGCGCGGCGAGGGCCGCGGGGGTGCCGAGGGGGACGGTGGTGGTGCCGACGGGGAAGGAGCCGGCGTGGCGGGGGTCGGCCAGCCAGACGTGCTCGACGCCGGTGACCCCGCGGGACAGCGCCCGCCAGTGCAGGGCTCGCGGGTTGTCGGAGTAACGGCCCCCGAAGCTGTAGTAGACGATCTTCACGTTCTTCTCTCTGTCGACGCCGGTGGTCGGGCCCGTCGTGGTGGCCCTGTCCGTCCGCAGTGTGGGTCCTGCGCGTCCGCGGCGACGATTCGCGCCCCCGTCCGGGGGCCCGATCACCCCGACGGGAGCACCGGCCCGGACCGGGGGTTACCCACCCACCACGAGGAGTCACCGGAGGGGCGGGGTCGCCCGGTCGCCCGGGCGGCGCATCCAGCCCGGGCGCCACCGACCCGACGACTCCTGCATGTTCTCCTCCATCCCGCCGGGGAGCCGCGTCGTCGGCTTCTCCCGCGAGGGCGGCTGGTGCCAGGCGCCGCTGTGCCGGCACGCCCTGCCCACCGGTTCGGCCCTGGTCGCGACCCCGGACGGCGCGCTCCTGCACCTGGCCCCGGCGTGCGTGCGCCGGGTCCTCGGCGTGCCGCTCACCCTGGAGGACCTGCAGGCGGTCGAGGCCCGCCGCCACGCCGCCTTCGTCATGGGGCTGGCCTTCGTCCACGCCGCCTTCGTCGGGCAGGACCGCGACCTGTGCGCGCGGATCGCGACGTCGCTGGACCGGCTGGCCCCGGCCACGGTGGCCGAGCGGATCGTCCTGGAGGCGGCGCGCTCGCGGCTCGAGGCGGCCCTAGCCTGCTGAGGTGCCGCCCTCGATCGACCACCCCCACCAGCGCTACTCCGTCAGCGGCTACCAGGAGGACCCCGACGCCCCGGAGGACGCCGAGGTCGTCGCCTGGTCCTGCGACCTGCTGCGCTTCGGCCAGAGCTTCGGGCTGGTCGGCAACCGCGGCCTGGGCGGCGCCAACGACTACTCGTTCACCGACGCCGGGCGCGGGGAGGAGTTCTGCGCGGCGGCGCGCGCGCTGCACCCGGGCGCCGCGC includes:
- a CDS encoding CDP-glycerol--glycerophosphate glycerophosphotransferase; protein product: MKIVYYSFGGRYSDNPRALHWRALSRGVTGVEHVWLADPRHAGSFPVGTTTVPLGTPAALAALESADVVVADNHLPPFTKAPGATYLQTWHGTPLKRIHRDAINQAHGNEAVLARLDDDVTRWDVLLGPSAAGAVPLRAAFGVTGEVPVTGYPRNDALLAPDAGERRERVRAALGIEPGRTAVLYAPTWRDDDRATGGDPDARLPLDPDRFAQRLGEDHVLLLRLHHLVPETLRGRRVAGVVDVSEHPDVNDLYLAADVLVSDYSSAVFDFALTGRPILFFAYDLEHYRDVVRGFYFDLLEIAPGPVLQTCEEVLDALADLDGVQVAWQERYEAFRARFCHAEDGRAADRVLDLLLAPATAGVGA